One Nicotiana tomentosiformis chromosome 1, ASM39032v3, whole genome shotgun sequence genomic window, TTGAAGACTTCCAATGCATTCTCCACACAACCACATTTCAAGTACATGTCAGTAAGAGTTGTACCGAGAATGATATTCACTTTGAGCCCCTTTTTTCTTATGTAAGCATGGATCCATTTTCCTTGATCAAGGGCAGACAAATGGGTGCAAGCCGAAAGAACACTAACCAAAGTAGTTTCGTCGGGCTTATTGTCCTCATGCAGCATCTCCTGAAACAGGGCTAAAGTTTCCGAGAAATTATCATGTTGCGCATAACCAGATATCATTGTAGTCCATGACACAACATCCTTCTCAGGCATGGAATTGAATAATTCTCTAGCCTTCTCCACACAACCACATTTCAAGTGGCCAGAGATCATTGAGTTCCAAGATATCTGGTCCAAATGACTACTCGTATCAAACAATCTTTGTGCAGCCATTACATCTCCACAGGTGGAGTACATATGAATGAAAGCATTTTGAAGGTTGACATGAGATTCAAAACCAACTCTGATAACCAATCCATGTATTGATTCTCCTGTCTGAACAACCAACAAGTGTGTACATGCAGATAGCACACTTATCACAACAACCTCATCTATGGAAATGCCATTAGCACACATTTGCATAAATAAATCCAAAGCTTGTTTGTACATCCCATGTTGCTCATAGCAAGAAATCAAAGCAGTCCAAGAAACCACATCTTTTTCCTTCATCTTATTGAATAATTGACAAGCCTCGGTCATCCAACCACATCTACCCAACAGTACAATCATAGAATTGGATGCAATAACATTCTTCATAGGCATCTTATCAAAAATTACTGTTGCCtcttcaacttttccaacctgTACATAACCTGCCAGTATCGAATTCCACGAGACCAAGTCCAGCACAGGACTTTCATCAAACAGCTTTCTTGCATCAATCATGTTTTCACAAACAGCATACATGTTAATCAAAGTGTTATTGACATAAACATCCGATCTGTATCCCGTTTTAATAACATGATTATGAAACTCTTTTCCTTCTATTTCCGATAATCTAACTGTGCTGGCTTGAACCAGAAGAGGAAACGTATAATTATCAATACATACATTATTCTTCAACATTGATTTATACAAAAAGATTGTATTTTGAGGCTGGTTTTGCTGTAAATAAGCTCTCATCATGGTATTACAAATAAAACCATTTGGGTTTTCGATGTAATCAAAGATTTTATGAGAGTAATTAACGTGAATGAAAAGGGAGTCAGTAGAAAATTTGAGAATCCTGCTTGCAGCATATGTATCTTTGATGAACCCAGTGGAGATCATCTGAGAAAGAATTTTCCCAAAATGCTTGAAAGTTCGGCATTTTAGCAGAAGATCCTCCAATATTGAGAGGTTTATGGTTGTTTTTGAGGTGGGTTTTTGAACAGGATTTGACTTGAAGGGTGAAAAGGCACATACCTTTGTCAAATTCATGTACTTATGTCCTTGTTTGCAGATGTAAATAAGGTAATGAAGGAGCTAAGAGATGTCGCCGGAGCACCGGATTCCGATAATCGGGGAATTCTGTTTGTTTTTTCTGGTTTGTTTTCGCGCCTTTCTTGTTTTGTTGTTGTGGAGAAAAGGGGTTATAGTGTATTTAAATTATGCATCAGTTTTTAATGGTGATATTTCAATCCCCTCAATTTCTCCTATGTTTGAAACAAATTACACCTCAAGGTCTTTGCTCGTTTTTTCCCTCCTCCTTTTCATCATTTGAAGTTAgataatttatctttatttaaaagcTAATAAACATAGAATTCAAATAAATTACTAataaattgttataaaataaagacagtaaagtaaagacaagtatagagagaaactgatatattattcaaacttaaaatttatgtacataatgaattgAATTCTGAAGAAAGGAAGATGCTGTGTAAGCTGTTGCTGCAAGctactgtgtaagctgctactctaagttgttgtgccagatatagataatcttctaccatgggcaatatttatccataacggagtaccgaaaggataagcttcttcaggaggcttatttccaatagagtactaaatagataaatatatttacggtggagtctcatatggataagcttcttcaggaagcttatttacaacggagtactaaatgaatattcataatataatatatttataacactcccccttggatattcattaaaagataatgtgcctcattaaaacttTACTAGGAAAAAACCCCGTGAAAAAAAATCCTaatgaagaaaaaagagtacatatatttagtaatacgcattgctagctgcctcattaaaaaccttataaggaaaaccatgtgggaaaaaaaccttagtaaggaaaaaagagtacatcgcgtattttactccccctgatgaaaatcttgttttaaatatttaagtctccgcattccaatatTGTAtatcatcttctcaaaagttaaagttggtaaagatttagtgaataaatctgccggattgtcacttgaacgaatttgttgcacatcaatgtcaccatttttctgaagatcgtgtgtgtagaataattttggtgaaatgtgcttcgttctatctccttttataaatccccccttcaattgggctatgcatgcagcattatcttcgtataaaattgtgggtcttttctcacattccaaactatatttttctcgaataaaatgaattattgatctcaaccatacgcattccctacttgcttcatgaatagctattatttcagcatgatttgaagaagtagcaacaatagattattttgtggagcgtcatgatatgatagtacctccacatgtaaaaacgtacccggtttgagatctagctttatggggatcagataaataacatgcatctgcataaccaacaagatctgcactatctttgttagcataaaacaaactcatatcaagagtttcctttaaatatcacaatatatgcttaatcccattccaatgtctccgtgtaggagaagaactatatcttgctagtaaattaacagaaaatgctatgtcaggccttatagcattagcaagatacattagtacaccaattgcactgagatagggtacttcggaACCAAGGAGttcttcatcctcttctggaAGTCGGAACAATtttttattcacttcaagtgatcgaacaaccattggtgtacttaatgggtgcactttttccatgtaaaagcgttttaaggccctttctgtataggcagattgatggataaagatctcgtctcctaaatgttcaatttgcagaccaagacaaagttttgtctttccaagatctttcatctcaaattctttcttaagatattcaattgccttttggagctcttctgaagttccaacaagatttatgtcatcaacataaacagcaagtataacaaattctgaagccattttctttataaaaatacatggacaaataacatcatttatgtaaccctctttcagcaaatattcattgaggcgattataccacatgcgcccagattgctttaaaccgtataAAGATTTttataatctgattgagtacatttctcgagattttgaatatgcttcaggcattttaaatccttcagggattttcatgtaaatttcattatcaagtgacccgtacagataagctgtaagtGCATCCATTAGatatatttcaagcctttcacgtaaggctaaactgatgagatatcgaaatgttatgacATCCATAACGGgagaatatgtttcttcataatcgactccaggtcgttatgagaatccttgtgcaacaaggcgagccttgtatctttcaactttatttttatcattcctttttcgcacaaaaacttatttatgaccaactggctttataccagtaggtgtttggactactggtccaaagacctctcttttagcaagtgacttcaattccgattgaattaactcttgccattttggccaatcagatctttgtcgacattcttcgacagatcgggatTCAAGATTCTCtatatcttgcataatgttaagtgcaacactatatgaaaaaatattatccaccactatttcagatcgatttaaattaatcccatcaccagtagaacttattaaaagttcctcactcacttgagtctcgggttcattgatttcttcaggaatctcaaaaCTAATCAGATCtcgggtctcttcaggagatcccttcataatatcattttgatcatttgttatttttctttttctaggattttgaCCCTTAGAACCTAAaggtctaccacgcttcaggcgtgctttaggttcactagctctcatgctagtagatggtcctgctggaacatcaattcggataggcacattctctgcagggatatgcgacttagttatccttttcaaatcagtaaatacgtctggcatttgatttgctatattctgtaaatggatgatcttctggacctcctgattacatataggggtacatggatcaaagtgagataatgatgaaacttttcacacaatttctcttttgatttcctttttctctcccccctaattgtgggaaatttgtttcatcaaatcgacaatctgcaaatcgaggaGTAAATAAATCTctcgtcaatggttcaagatagcgaataatggagtgtgattcaaacccaatatatattcctaaccttctttgtggggccatcttactgcgctgtagTGGTGCTACTagcacatatacaacacatccaaaaattcgtagatgggcaatatttggttcatgaccaaaaactaattgtgacggagaatatttattataatgtgttggtctgagacagATAAGTGATGCtacgtgcaagatagcatggccccaaacaatagtgggcaattttgttttcataagtagtggtcttgctatcaattacagtcgtttaataaatgactctgcaaggccattttgagtatgaacataagctacaggatgttcaacttttatcccaactgatagacagtaatcatcaaaatcttgagatgagaattctccagcattatcaaggcgaatagcctttataggactggaaattgtgcccttaatcgaattatttgggctaataactttacaaacaccaggttgcgagatgatagtaggcacacatgagaccatcttgaaaatgcatctattaggaccataaaatatctaaacaacccacttggtgggtgaataggtccacatatatccccatgtatacgttctaaaaaggcag contains:
- the LOC104085584 gene encoding pentatricopeptide repeat-containing protein At3g62890-like, with translation MNLTKVCAFSPFKSNPVQKPTSKTTINLSILEDLLLKCRTFKHFGKILSQMISTGFIKDTYAASRILKFSTDSLFIHVNYSHKIFDYIENPNGFICNTMMRAYLQQNQPQNTIFLYKSMLKNNVCIDNYTFPLLVQASTVRLSEIEGKEFHNHVIKTGYRSDVYVNNTLINMYAVCENMIDARKLFDESPVLDLVSWNSILAGYVQVGKVEEATVIFDKMPMKNVIASNSMIVLLGRCGWMTEACQLFNKMKEKDVVSWTALISCYEQHGMYKQALDLFMQMCANGISIDEVVVISVLSACTHLLVVQTGESIHGLVIRVGFESHVNLQNAFIHMYSTCGDVMAAQRLFDTSSHLDQISWNSMISGHLKCGCVEKARELFNSMPEKDVVSWTTMISGYAQHDNFSETLALFQEMLHEDNKPDETTLVSVLSACTHLSALDQGKWIHAYIRKKGLKVNIILGTTLTDMYLKCGCVENALEVFNGMEEKGVSSWNALILGLAMNGQVEKSLAIFQEMKECGVTPNEVTFVAVLGACRHMGLVDEGRSYFDSMTRYYNVEPNIKHYGCMVDLLGRAGLLKEAETLIDSMPMAPDVATWGALLGACRKHGNSEMGERVGRKLIELQPDHDGFHVLLSNIFASKGNWDSVLDIRGAMTRQGVVKVPGCSMIEANGAVHEFLAGDKSHPQMNEIETMLAEMENRLKVMGYAPGTDEVLLDIDEEEKESTLFRHSEKLAIAYGLISITPSTPIRIIKNLRICNDCHTAAKLISKAFNREIVVRDRHRFHYFKDGSCSCKEFW